From the Clostridium putrefaciens genome, one window contains:
- a CDS encoding ArnT family glycosyltransferase, whose translation MKEENKSIKYTLYILAMLFFIFCIITSLKYGDYNLLGSYEKMDDDDVKYIRSAWNILDTGILSYHTPGVKTVFIMPGISYTLAFFMKVFGRSNGVVAFRIFQGLFQTLSVFIIYFIGRKLFNSKVGFLAAIMDMIYIPEIWSTNIVLTETLFKFFLVLLVYISIYAVEKREFKYYIWGGVVWGIATLYRPTTAAFPMIILFMWITKRYKITQMIKFGIVTTLVFAAIMSPWWVRNYKVFGKFVPLTISAGNPMSQGGYIHYNEEVDYYQVKHSDDPIEQDAFYKESHKYRVENFMVKRPFAYAKWYLVEKSALLWIAPFYWKEVWGIKIAVVAVYHVLLLILGTFGMIKYLRNIKGHRNSNKYDYDTYSLSMYRPSSDIKFLNGKILSFVLLFFYITHLPYIAFSRYGYPSMFVFMIYASYLIVGEE comes from the coding sequence ATGAAAGAAGAAAATAAGAGTATAAAATACACATTATATATATTAGCAATGTTGTTTTTTATATTTTGTATAATAACTTCATTAAAATATGGAGATTATAATCTTTTAGGAAGTTATGAAAAGATGGATGACGATGATGTTAAATATATAAGGAGTGCGTGGAATATACTTGATACAGGTATACTGTCTTACCACACACCAGGTGTTAAAACAGTATTTATAATGCCAGGGATTTCTTATACATTAGCATTTTTTATGAAGGTATTTGGAAGGTCAAATGGAGTTGTAGCCTTTAGAATATTTCAAGGCCTTTTTCAGACATTATCTGTATTTATAATATACTTTATAGGAAGAAAGCTATTTAATAGCAAGGTAGGATTTTTAGCAGCCATAATGGATATGATTTACATACCAGAAATATGGTCTACAAATATAGTTTTAACCGAAACTTTATTTAAGTTCTTTCTAGTGTTACTAGTATATATATCAATTTATGCTGTGGAAAAAAGGGAATTTAAATATTACATATGGGGTGGAGTTGTATGGGGTATAGCTACCTTGTATAGGCCGACTACTGCAGCATTTCCAATGATTATACTTTTTATGTGGATAACTAAGAGGTATAAAATTACTCAGATGATTAAGTTTGGGATTGTCACAACCTTAGTCTTTGCAGCCATAATGAGCCCTTGGTGGGTTAGAAATTATAAGGTTTTTGGGAAGTTTGTACCACTTACAATATCCGCAGGTAATCCTATGTCTCAAGGGGGTTACATACATTATAACGAAGAGGTAGACTATTACCAAGTTAAGCACTCGGATGATCCTATAGAGCAAGATGCGTTTTATAAAGAAAGTCATAAGTATAGGGTAGAAAACTTTATGGTAAAGAGGCCATTTGCTTATGCTAAGTGGTACCTTGTAGAAAAAAGTGCATTGCTTTGGATAGCTCCTTTTTACTGGAAAGAAGTTTGGGGAATAAAGATAGCGGTTGTAGCAGTGTACCATGTTTTATTATTGATACTCGGAACTTTTGGGATGATAAAATATCTAAGAAATATAAAGGGCCATAGAAATAGTAATAAATATGACTACGATACTTATTCACTATCTATGTATAGACCTTCTTCTGATATAAAATTTTTAAATGGGAAGATATTATCATTCGTACTTTTGTTTTTCTATATCACCCACTTACCTTATATAGCATTTTCAAGGTATGGATATCCGAGTATGTTTGTATTTATGATTTATGCCTCTTATTTAATTGTAGGAGAAGAGTAA
- a CDS encoding RNA methyltransferase, which produces MVMSYLANIKDKGDLSKLKSLKLYNKASLKLYFYTINFSKDEEALCKLEMKSLFKKSPKNKCFFSNHYVNPSRSPFIKQCLFVSFIGDSLDSIINQVVSDKLHYENFKVSYIPSQDNQVGFHEKRKIENLIGLNILGEAEMNNPDVLLAISKVGNRWIFGINEPNDNNWQLHNKKPYSYSNALNVRVSRAIVNIAVGNNLKTKVVDPCCGIGTVIVEALSLNIYIKGFEINPSIAYKAKKILEYFDYEDVITNANMTTIKDKFDVAIIDLPYGLFSPTTLEDQLTIINGSRKIADKIVILTFEDMDKHLLSSGFKIIEKCDISKGQFKRYLTICV; this is translated from the coding sequence ATGGTAATGTCCTACCTAGCTAATATAAAAGATAAAGGCGATTTATCAAAACTTAAAAGCTTAAAATTATATAATAAAGCTTCCTTAAAGCTTTATTTTTATACAATTAATTTTAGTAAGGATGAAGAGGCTTTATGTAAACTAGAAATGAAATCCCTATTTAAAAAGTCCCCTAAAAACAAATGTTTTTTTTCTAATCACTATGTGAATCCTTCTAGAAGCCCCTTCATAAAACAATGCCTCTTCGTAAGTTTTATTGGTGATAGCTTAGATTCTATAATAAATCAGGTGGTGTCTGACAAATTACATTATGAAAATTTTAAGGTTTCATATATTCCTAGTCAGGATAATCAGGTTGGATTTCATGAAAAACGTAAAATAGAAAACCTTATAGGCTTAAATATTCTTGGTGAAGCCGAGATGAATAATCCTGATGTTCTACTTGCTATAAGCAAGGTAGGAAATAGGTGGATCTTCGGTATAAATGAACCTAATGATAATAATTGGCAACTTCATAACAAAAAGCCTTATTCCTATTCTAATGCCTTAAATGTAAGAGTTTCTAGGGCTATTGTGAATATAGCTGTTGGGAATAATTTAAAAACTAAGGTTGTAGATCCTTGCTGTGGGATTGGTACAGTGATTGTTGAAGCTTTGTCTTTAAATATTTATATAAAAGGCTTTGAGATAAATCCAAGCATTGCTTATAAGGCAAAAAAAATACTTGAATACTTTGATTATGAAGATGTGATTACTAATGCTAATATGACTACCATTAAAGATAAATTTGATGTAGCCATTATAGACCTTCCTTATGGGTTATTTTCACCAACTACCCTTGAAGATCAACTAACTATTATAAATGGTAGTAGGAAGATTGCAGATAAGATAGTTATATTAACCTTTGAAGATATGGACAAACATCTTTTGTCGTCAGGCTTTAAGATCATTGAAAAATGCGATATTTCTAAGGGTCAATTTAAAAGATATTTAACTATATGCGTCTAG
- a CDS encoding EamA family transporter — MIYGLLMVNIILLVLGQTLWKIGMKSVSIELSLSGIFKVLFQPYIFAGLVVYAVATFIWLYILSKSDLSLVYPLQSLCYVFAAFIGIIVFKEYIPPTRWFGIILILLGAFFVAR, encoded by the coding sequence ATGATATATGGTTTACTTATGGTAAATATAATACTTTTGGTATTAGGACAAACTTTGTGGAAGATAGGAATGAAAAGTGTAAGTATAGAACTTAGCTTAAGTGGAATATTTAAGGTTTTATTTCAACCTTATATATTTGCAGGACTTGTGGTATATGCAGTAGCTACATTTATATGGCTTTATATACTTTCTAAATCGGATTTATCCTTAGTTTATCCCCTTCAAAGTTTGTGTTACGTTTTTGCTGCGTTTATAGGGATAATAGTATTTAAAGAATATATTCCGCCTACAAGATGGTTTGGAATAATATTAATACTTTTAGGAGCATTTTTTGTAGCAAGATAG
- a CDS encoding thymidylate synthase: MSTADKQYLTLVKDILNNGYYETENRTGMPTHKLPHKIMQFNLQKEFPILTTKFVAFKTAVKELLWIYKDQSNEVKKLHEQNVHIWDEWVKEDGTIGTSYGWIVKEYNQIDKLIEGLKSDPQGRRHILSLWQIPYLDGGSLYPCAFMTMWDVTDGRLNCMLVQRSADVPLGLPFNMTQYAVLTHLIAQITGYKVGLFTHVINNAHIYENQVEGVKTQILREDDDYDAPKLWINPEIKSFYDFTIEDIKLVDYKYHPSIKMEVSV; the protein is encoded by the coding sequence ATTAGTACTGCAGATAAGCAATATTTAACTTTAGTTAAAGATATATTGAATAATGGATATTATGAAACTGAAAACAGGACCGGGATGCCTACGCATAAATTACCTCATAAGATTATGCAGTTTAACCTTCAAAAGGAGTTCCCTATATTAACCACTAAGTTTGTAGCATTTAAAACTGCTGTAAAAGAACTTTTGTGGATATATAAAGATCAATCTAATGAGGTAAAAAAGCTTCATGAACAAAATGTGCATATATGGGATGAATGGGTAAAGGAAGATGGAACTATAGGCACATCTTATGGATGGATAGTTAAAGAGTACAATCAAATAGATAAGCTAATTGAAGGGTTAAAAAGTGATCCTCAAGGAAGGCGTCACATATTAAGTCTTTGGCAAATACCGTATTTAGACGGAGGATCCTTGTATCCATGTGCCTTTATGACAATGTGGGATGTAACAGATGGTAGACTTAATTGTATGCTTGTACAAAGGTCTGCTGATGTACCACTAGGATTGCCATTTAATATGACTCAGTATGCAGTACTTACCCATCTTATTGCTCAAATAACAGGATATAAGGTAGGTCTATTTACTCACGTTATAAACAATGCGCATATCTATGAAAACCAAGTAGAGGGTGTAAAAACACAAATTTTAAGAGAAGATGATGACTATGATGCTCCAAAGCTTTGGATAAATCCAGAAATAAAGAGTTTTTACGATTTCACAATAGAGGATATAAAGCTTGTAGATTATAAGTATCATCCATCTATAAAAATGGAGGTGTCAGTTTAA
- a CDS encoding dihydrofolate reductase, with protein MLTAVVAVANNNAIGKDNDLLVKIPRDLKRFKDITTGHTIILGRKNFQSLPRVLPNRHHIVLTRNKDFKVQDDRVTVIHSTDDLKTYIESKEEYFVVGGGQIYKLLLPYTDKVYITKVNATLDADTFFPDLKEDEWEITHKEKGIRDEQNPYDYEYIDYKRI; from the coding sequence ATGTTAACTGCTGTAGTAGCTGTGGCTAATAATAACGCCATAGGAAAAGATAACGACCTTTTAGTTAAGATTCCAAGAGATTTAAAAAGATTTAAGGATATAACAACAGGTCATACTATCATTTTAGGTAGAAAAAATTTCCAGTCTCTTCCAAGGGTTTTACCAAATAGACATCACATAGTACTTACTAGAAATAAAGATTTTAAAGTACAAGATGACAGAGTTACAGTAATACACTCTACTGATGATTTAAAGACCTATATAGAATCCAAAGAAGAATACTTTGTCGTAGGGGGAGGACAGATATACAAATTACTTCTACCCTACACAGATAAGGTGTATATAACAAAGGTCAACGCTACTTTAGATGCAGATACATTCTTTCCAGATCTAAAAGAAGATGAGTGGGAAATCACTCACAAAGAAAAGGGTATAAGAGATGAACAAAACCCTTATGATTATGAATATATAGACTATAAAAGAATTTAA
- a CDS encoding cob(I)yrinic acid a,c-diamide adenosyltransferase gives MGIYTKTGDKGTTGNLLGQRVAKDSTFIELQGNIDELNAHVGYLNCLLYDCNKVSRVKKQRLTDDLIEIENALFNMGVEISMDFTKNKLLPTHSTFLESEIDWMTNQMPPQTKFILYSGTKEGTYAQVTRAVVRRAERFFVRYLKEVNVTEYPDSYQYINRLSDFFFTFSRYINFLQDKPETAMKEWKLD, from the coding sequence ATGGGTATATATACTAAGACTGGTGACAAGGGTACTACAGGCAACTTATTAGGTCAAAGAGTTGCTAAAGATAGTACATTTATAGAACTTCAAGGTAACATAGATGAACTAAATGCACATGTTGGATATTTAAATTGCCTATTATACGACTGCAATAAAGTTTCACGAGTTAAAAAGCAAAGACTTACAGATGACTTAATAGAAATTGAAAATGCTCTTTTTAATATGGGTGTAGAGATATCTATGGATTTTACTAAAAACAAATTACTTCCTACTCATTCTACCTTTTTAGAAAGCGAAATTGATTGGATGACAAATCAAATGCCTCCACAAACTAAATTTATTTTATATAGTGGAACTAAAGAAGGCACTTATGCTCAAGTTACAAGAGCTGTAGTAAGAAGAGCTGAAAGATTTTTTGTAAGATACCTAAAGGAGGTAAATGTAACGGAGTATCCTGATAGCTATCAATATATAAATAGACTTTCAGACTTTTTCTTTACATTTTCAAGATATATAAACTTCCTTCAAGATAAGCCTGAAACTGCAATGAAAGAATGGAAATTAGATTAA